A window of Polyodon spathula isolate WHYD16114869_AA chromosome 22, ASM1765450v1, whole genome shotgun sequence contains these coding sequences:
- the LOC121296916 gene encoding heterogeneous nuclear ribonucleoprotein A/B-like isoform X2, whose amino-acid sequence MSDTEQQLMETSENGHEGEEESNGAEQAAEHTEDDVKEETAEGDPQNGATEGDQINASKSEEDAGKMFVGGLSWDTSKKDLKDYFSKFGEVTDCTIKMDPNTGRSRGFGFILFKEAAGVDKVLEQKEHRLDGRQIDPKKAMAMKKEPVKKIFVGGLNPETTEEKIREYFGTYGEIESIELPMDPKTNKRRGFVFITFKEESPVKKILEKKYHNVSGSKVTNGKDGLCEIKIAQPKEVYQQQQFGGRSFGGRGRGGRGGGGGQNQNWNQGYNNYWNQGYGNQGYGYGGQQGYGGYGGYGNYDYTGYYGYGQGGYDYNQGNTSYGKTPRRGGHQSSYKPY is encoded by the exons ATGTCTGACACCGAGCAACAACTTATGGAAACCTCCGAGAATGGCcatgagggagaggaggaatCGAATGGGGCCGAACAAGCAGCAGAACACACGGAAGACGATGTTAAGGAGGAAACGGCGGAGGGAGATCCTCAGAATGGAGCAACAGAAGGGGATCAGATCAACGCCAGTAAAAGCGAGGAGGATGCAGG GAAAATGTTTGTTGGTGGGCTCAGTTGGGACACAAGCAAGAAAGACCTTAAAGACTACTTTTCCAAGTTTGGAGAAGTGACTGACTGCACTATCAAGATGGACCCCAACACCGGAAGATCAAGAGGCTTTGGCTTTATCCTCTTTAAAGAAGCTGCTGGTGTAGACAAG GTCCTGGAACAGAAGGAGCACAGGCTTGATGGGCGACAGATCGACCCAAAGAAGGCAATGGCTATGAAAAAGGAGCCAGTCAAGAAAATCTTTGTAGGTGGTCTGAATCCAGAGACAACAGAAGAAAAGATCAGAGAATACTTTGGAACCTATGGAGAG ATTGAATCCATTGAGCTTCCAATGGATCCAAAGACTAACAAAAGGAGGGGCTTTGTATTCATTACATTCAAAGAAGAATCTCCCGTTAAAAAAATCCTTGAGAAAAAATACCATAACGTTAGTGGAAGCAAGGTAACAAACGGGAAGGACGGCCTT TGTGAAATTAAAATTGCGCAGCCCAAGGAAGTAtaccagcagcagcagtttgGTGGCCGTAGTTTTGGTGGCAGAGGCAGGGGAGGCcgtggtggtggaggag gtcAAAACCAGAACTGGAACCAAGGTTATAATAACTACTGGAATCAGGGCTATGGTAACCAGGGGTATGGCTATGGTGGACAGCAAGGCTACGGTGGCTATGGTGGATACGGAAACTATGACTACACTGGCTACTACGGATATGGGCAAGGGGGTTATGATTACA ACCAGGGCAATACAAGCTATGGAAAAACTCCAAGACGTGGAGGCCACCAGAGTAGCTACAAGCCATACTGA
- the LOC121296916 gene encoding heterogeneous nuclear ribonucleoprotein A/B-like isoform X4, with protein sequence MSDTEQQLMETSENGHEGEEESNGAEQAAEHTEDDVKEETAEGDPQNGATEGDQINASKSEEDAGKMFVGGLSWDTSKKDLKDYFSKFGEVTDCTIKMDPNTGRSRGFGFILFKEAAGVDKVLEQKEHRLDGRQIDPKKAMAMKKEPVKKIFVGGLNPETTEEKIREYFGTYGEIESIELPMDPKTNKRRGFVFITFKEESPVKKILEKKYHNVSGSKCEIKIAQPKEVYQQQQFGGRSFGGRGRGGRGGGGGQNQNWNQGYNNYWNQGYGNQGYGYGGQQGYGGYGGYGNYDYTGYYGYGQGGYDYNQGNTSYGKTPRRGGHQSSYKPY encoded by the exons ATGTCTGACACCGAGCAACAACTTATGGAAACCTCCGAGAATGGCcatgagggagaggaggaatCGAATGGGGCCGAACAAGCAGCAGAACACACGGAAGACGATGTTAAGGAGGAAACGGCGGAGGGAGATCCTCAGAATGGAGCAACAGAAGGGGATCAGATCAACGCCAGTAAAAGCGAGGAGGATGCAGG GAAAATGTTTGTTGGTGGGCTCAGTTGGGACACAAGCAAGAAAGACCTTAAAGACTACTTTTCCAAGTTTGGAGAAGTGACTGACTGCACTATCAAGATGGACCCCAACACCGGAAGATCAAGAGGCTTTGGCTTTATCCTCTTTAAAGAAGCTGCTGGTGTAGACAAG GTCCTGGAACAGAAGGAGCACAGGCTTGATGGGCGACAGATCGACCCAAAGAAGGCAATGGCTATGAAAAAGGAGCCAGTCAAGAAAATCTTTGTAGGTGGTCTGAATCCAGAGACAACAGAAGAAAAGATCAGAGAATACTTTGGAACCTATGGAGAG ATTGAATCCATTGAGCTTCCAATGGATCCAAAGACTAACAAAAGGAGGGGCTTTGTATTCATTACATTCAAAGAAGAATCTCCCGTTAAAAAAATCCTTGAGAAAAAATACCATAACGTTAGTGGAAGCAAG TGTGAAATTAAAATTGCGCAGCCCAAGGAAGTAtaccagcagcagcagtttgGTGGCCGTAGTTTTGGTGGCAGAGGCAGGGGAGGCcgtggtggtggaggag gtcAAAACCAGAACTGGAACCAAGGTTATAATAACTACTGGAATCAGGGCTATGGTAACCAGGGGTATGGCTATGGTGGACAGCAAGGCTACGGTGGCTATGGTGGATACGGAAACTATGACTACACTGGCTACTACGGATATGGGCAAGGGGGTTATGATTACA ACCAGGGCAATACAAGCTATGGAAAAACTCCAAGACGTGGAGGCCACCAGAGTAGCTACAAGCCATACTGA
- the LOC121296916 gene encoding heterogeneous nuclear ribonucleoprotein A/B-like isoform X1 produces MSDTEQQLMETSENGHEGEEESNGAEQAAEHTEDDVKEETAEGDPQNGATEGDQINASKSEEDAGKMFVGGLSWDTSKKDLKDYFSKFGEVTDCTIKMDPNTGRSRGFGFILFKEAAGVDKVLEQKEHRLDGRQIDPKKAMAMKKEPVKKIFVGGLNPETTEEKIREYFGTYGEIESIELPMDPKTNKRRGFVFITFKEESPVKKILEKKYHNVSGSKVTNGKDGLCEIKIAQPKEVYQQQQFGGRSFGGRGRGGRGGGGGGQNQNWNQGYNNYWNQGYGNQGYGYGGQQGYGGYGGYGNYDYTGYYGYGQGGYDYNQGNTSYGKTPRRGGHQSSYKPY; encoded by the exons ATGTCTGACACCGAGCAACAACTTATGGAAACCTCCGAGAATGGCcatgagggagaggaggaatCGAATGGGGCCGAACAAGCAGCAGAACACACGGAAGACGATGTTAAGGAGGAAACGGCGGAGGGAGATCCTCAGAATGGAGCAACAGAAGGGGATCAGATCAACGCCAGTAAAAGCGAGGAGGATGCAGG GAAAATGTTTGTTGGTGGGCTCAGTTGGGACACAAGCAAGAAAGACCTTAAAGACTACTTTTCCAAGTTTGGAGAAGTGACTGACTGCACTATCAAGATGGACCCCAACACCGGAAGATCAAGAGGCTTTGGCTTTATCCTCTTTAAAGAAGCTGCTGGTGTAGACAAG GTCCTGGAACAGAAGGAGCACAGGCTTGATGGGCGACAGATCGACCCAAAGAAGGCAATGGCTATGAAAAAGGAGCCAGTCAAGAAAATCTTTGTAGGTGGTCTGAATCCAGAGACAACAGAAGAAAAGATCAGAGAATACTTTGGAACCTATGGAGAG ATTGAATCCATTGAGCTTCCAATGGATCCAAAGACTAACAAAAGGAGGGGCTTTGTATTCATTACATTCAAAGAAGAATCTCCCGTTAAAAAAATCCTTGAGAAAAAATACCATAACGTTAGTGGAAGCAAGGTAACAAACGGGAAGGACGGCCTT TGTGAAATTAAAATTGCGCAGCCCAAGGAAGTAtaccagcagcagcagtttgGTGGCCGTAGTTTTGGTGGCAGAGGCAGGGGAGGCcgtggtggtggaggaggtg gtcAAAACCAGAACTGGAACCAAGGTTATAATAACTACTGGAATCAGGGCTATGGTAACCAGGGGTATGGCTATGGTGGACAGCAAGGCTACGGTGGCTATGGTGGATACGGAAACTATGACTACACTGGCTACTACGGATATGGGCAAGGGGGTTATGATTACA ACCAGGGCAATACAAGCTATGGAAAAACTCCAAGACGTGGAGGCCACCAGAGTAGCTACAAGCCATACTGA
- the LOC121296916 gene encoding heterogeneous nuclear ribonucleoprotein A/B-like isoform X3, protein MSDTEQQLMETSENGHEGEEESNGAEQAAEHTEDDVKEETAEGDPQNGATEGDQINASKSEEDAGKMFVGGLSWDTSKKDLKDYFSKFGEVTDCTIKMDPNTGRSRGFGFILFKEAAGVDKVLEQKEHRLDGRQIDPKKAMAMKKEPVKKIFVGGLNPETTEEKIREYFGTYGEIESIELPMDPKTNKRRGFVFITFKEESPVKKILEKKYHNVSGSKCEIKIAQPKEVYQQQQFGGRSFGGRGRGGRGGGGGGQNQNWNQGYNNYWNQGYGNQGYGYGGQQGYGGYGGYGNYDYTGYYGYGQGGYDYNQGNTSYGKTPRRGGHQSSYKPY, encoded by the exons ATGTCTGACACCGAGCAACAACTTATGGAAACCTCCGAGAATGGCcatgagggagaggaggaatCGAATGGGGCCGAACAAGCAGCAGAACACACGGAAGACGATGTTAAGGAGGAAACGGCGGAGGGAGATCCTCAGAATGGAGCAACAGAAGGGGATCAGATCAACGCCAGTAAAAGCGAGGAGGATGCAGG GAAAATGTTTGTTGGTGGGCTCAGTTGGGACACAAGCAAGAAAGACCTTAAAGACTACTTTTCCAAGTTTGGAGAAGTGACTGACTGCACTATCAAGATGGACCCCAACACCGGAAGATCAAGAGGCTTTGGCTTTATCCTCTTTAAAGAAGCTGCTGGTGTAGACAAG GTCCTGGAACAGAAGGAGCACAGGCTTGATGGGCGACAGATCGACCCAAAGAAGGCAATGGCTATGAAAAAGGAGCCAGTCAAGAAAATCTTTGTAGGTGGTCTGAATCCAGAGACAACAGAAGAAAAGATCAGAGAATACTTTGGAACCTATGGAGAG ATTGAATCCATTGAGCTTCCAATGGATCCAAAGACTAACAAAAGGAGGGGCTTTGTATTCATTACATTCAAAGAAGAATCTCCCGTTAAAAAAATCCTTGAGAAAAAATACCATAACGTTAGTGGAAGCAAG TGTGAAATTAAAATTGCGCAGCCCAAGGAAGTAtaccagcagcagcagtttgGTGGCCGTAGTTTTGGTGGCAGAGGCAGGGGAGGCcgtggtggtggaggaggtg gtcAAAACCAGAACTGGAACCAAGGTTATAATAACTACTGGAATCAGGGCTATGGTAACCAGGGGTATGGCTATGGTGGACAGCAAGGCTACGGTGGCTATGGTGGATACGGAAACTATGACTACACTGGCTACTACGGATATGGGCAAGGGGGTTATGATTACA ACCAGGGCAATACAAGCTATGGAAAAACTCCAAGACGTGGAGGCCACCAGAGTAGCTACAAGCCATACTGA
- the LOC121296916 gene encoding heterogeneous nuclear ribonucleoprotein A/B-like isoform X5: MSDTEQQLMETSENGHEGEEESNGAEQAAEHTEDDVKEETAEGDPQNGATEGDQINASKSEEDAGKMFVGGLSWDTSKKDLKDYFSKFGEVTDCTIKMDPNTGRSRGFGFILFKEAAGVDKVLEQKEHRLDGRQIDPKKAMAMKKEPVKKIFVGGLNPETTEEKIREYFGTYGEIESIELPMDPKTNKRRGFVFITFKEESPVKKILEKKYHNVSGSKVTNGKDGLCEIKIAQPKEVYQQQQFGGRSFGGRGRGGRGGGGGGQNQNWNQGYNNYWNQGYGNQGYGYGGQQGYGGYGGYGNYDYTGYYGYGQGGYDYRLK, from the exons ATGTCTGACACCGAGCAACAACTTATGGAAACCTCCGAGAATGGCcatgagggagaggaggaatCGAATGGGGCCGAACAAGCAGCAGAACACACGGAAGACGATGTTAAGGAGGAAACGGCGGAGGGAGATCCTCAGAATGGAGCAACAGAAGGGGATCAGATCAACGCCAGTAAAAGCGAGGAGGATGCAGG GAAAATGTTTGTTGGTGGGCTCAGTTGGGACACAAGCAAGAAAGACCTTAAAGACTACTTTTCCAAGTTTGGAGAAGTGACTGACTGCACTATCAAGATGGACCCCAACACCGGAAGATCAAGAGGCTTTGGCTTTATCCTCTTTAAAGAAGCTGCTGGTGTAGACAAG GTCCTGGAACAGAAGGAGCACAGGCTTGATGGGCGACAGATCGACCCAAAGAAGGCAATGGCTATGAAAAAGGAGCCAGTCAAGAAAATCTTTGTAGGTGGTCTGAATCCAGAGACAACAGAAGAAAAGATCAGAGAATACTTTGGAACCTATGGAGAG ATTGAATCCATTGAGCTTCCAATGGATCCAAAGACTAACAAAAGGAGGGGCTTTGTATTCATTACATTCAAAGAAGAATCTCCCGTTAAAAAAATCCTTGAGAAAAAATACCATAACGTTAGTGGAAGCAAGGTAACAAACGGGAAGGACGGCCTT TGTGAAATTAAAATTGCGCAGCCCAAGGAAGTAtaccagcagcagcagtttgGTGGCCGTAGTTTTGGTGGCAGAGGCAGGGGAGGCcgtggtggtggaggaggtg gtcAAAACCAGAACTGGAACCAAGGTTATAATAACTACTGGAATCAGGGCTATGGTAACCAGGGGTATGGCTATGGTGGACAGCAAGGCTACGGTGGCTATGGTGGATACGGAAACTATGACTACACTGGCTACTACGGATATGGGCAAGGGGGTTATGATTACA gactaaaataa